The Danio rerio strain Tuebingen ecotype United States chromosome 1, GRCz12tu, whole genome shotgun sequence genome includes a region encoding these proteins:
- the tm9sf2 gene encoding transmembrane 9 superfamily member 2 isoform X1: MVEFHRVRVVFVSLFVCGLLRDALSFYLPGLAPVSFCKKEAGDKNSEVPDCKSTIELFVNRLDSVESVLPYEYTAFDFCAEQHEKRPSENLGQVLFGERIELSPYKFLFQNDLQCQSVCVKSYKTQDAGDKAKLDFLKKGMLLNYQHHWIVDNMPVTWCYDVEDNQKFCNPGFPIGCYVTDTGRAKDACVVNADFNDKDTFYIFNHVDITIFYHNVENEVAGARLVAAKLEPKSFKQSNVDKPDCTGPPMSLSNKFNGEIRIPYTYSVKFLEDKTIRWASRWDYILESMPHTNIQWFSIMNSLVIVLFLSGMVAMIMLRTLHKDIARYNQMDSVVSSTLQDYIIILYDLYICLCDCCSLCILGWS; encoded by the exons ATGGTCGAGTTCCACCGTGTCCGTGTTGTATTTGTGTCGCTTTTCGTGTGCGGGTTGTTGCGGGACGCGTTGAGTTTCTATCTTCCTGGTTTGGCCCCGGTCAGCTTCTGTAAGAAAGAAGCGGGCGACAAAAACAGCGAAGTCCCAGACTGCAAG TCAACCATTGAGCTCTTTGTGAACAGGCTGGATTCTGTGGAGTCAGTTTTACCCTATGAATATACTGC GTTTGATTTTTGTGCTGAGCAACATGAGAAGCGACCATCTGAGAACTTGGGCCAGGTATTGTTTGGTGAGAGAATTGAGCTGTCCCCATATAAG TTTTTGTTCCAGAATGATTTGCAATGCCAGTCCGTCTGCGTCAAGTCTTACAAAACACAAGATGCAGGTGATAAAGCCAAATTGGATTTCCTCAAGAAGGGAATGCTCCTCAATTACCAACACCACTG GATTGTTGATAATATGCCGGTGACCTGGTGTTACGATGTGGAGGACAATCAGAAGTTCTGTAATCCTGGCTTTCCCATTGGTTGCTATGTCACAGATACAGGACGGGCCAAAGATGCCTGTGTGGTCAAT GCTGACTTCAATGACAAAGACACCTTCTACATCTTCAACCATGTGGACATAACAATTTTCTACCACAATGTGGAAAATGAGGTTGCTGGTGCCAGACTGGTTGCAGCTAAGTTAGAGCCCAAAAG ctttAAGCAGTCCAACGTAGACAAACCAGACTGCACAGGACCTCCCATGAGCCTGAGCAACAAGTTCAATGGAGAAATCAGGATACCCTACACTTACTCTGTCAAGTTTCTG GAGGATAAGACAATTCGCTGGGCCTCCAGATGGGATTACATTCTTGAGTCTAtgccacacacaaacattcagtgGTTCAG TATCATGAACTCTCTGGTCATCGTACTCTTCCTCTCTGGAATGGTCGCTATGATCATGCTTCGAACACTTCATAAAGATATCGCTCGATACAACCAGATGGACTCTGTGGTGAGTTCCACTCTACAAGATTACATCATAATCTTATATGatctgtatatatgtttgtgtgacTGTTGTAGTTTATGCATTTTA ggttggagctaa